In the genome of Denticeps clupeoides chromosome 13, fDenClu1.1, whole genome shotgun sequence, one region contains:
- the c2cd3 gene encoding C2 domain-containing protein 3 isoform X4, translating to MTPLTRVIRTFRSPEKQQPDVLEELNHERTSEIYRIRLARVIIHSLSLPPDSPALPNKTSGRGRAPRPLSSCKSSYFVEYLLPVASSRPKSGLAGSADVTRVASSRLTAGVVRFLHRSVFPVQFSPTALDQWWRSELTFKIYSRKSFQKKPSLVGMATLPLRSVLQSEQLGLSVSLPVRDLDGTAAGQDLGSLKVSVQLAPDSQGFSTKKNPPTGSCTIRLPEDGSPTRAQEFCQHRDGRDADRTVGGTPGVTLSSQYASPGTSLRNVPVPVEEGAGPEVPLHVLLMVSDGKDLSGGTAPPPSVYLSCKLFGSEETTRSLVTWGQATLNFNFIQVAPLTLTPRLLERMRNNVMVVEVWRMPGASVDDQLLGLVKLPLHQFYMSFREARISQQLLRARYPVVAVDGYMPVIDVFSGSSRGSLRVLLAMGLSQQVAALQRTRGEELDAVTHMPRPLHQLDSRPQSRAKVGVSPAETLTEHVFIVRVERLRGLVPLQATVWGEADCYVQYGFPGQDRDPAGGDPGVIESTVSLLKSRTATTLCVPDPVFGHSESHVLLAPADVPVQRLLLSALSTQGSGGGGVRFEVWCRFYYPNVRDQLVAKGVLPLSKLCAMVTMQGQQRPGTQEFSLPLVPHSDGVTGHQAPPSGMLDVAVEYQQRPQWAEVVRGGALAARSVTLAVEVRRAAGLQAAARALARTDPALRYYADVGVNSYVSIQPSFLPEVEGRATRAVGRTFCPEFGHHAEFCCGLLLRRDAGETLSLAELLHDAHVVLTVWNRDGRDSRSGENCSQTGRFTSKSRSRDTVLGTARLQLAELIRKRTGISGWFGLSLPDDVRPLAGVHSCGGGLEVSVAFAHPSDRERVMKAARALGWDAGDEEEDDGEDGGTGWTLSVSVPRVWLPVRCLLLPGHDAPRRSTCCYYRYKLYDRRAVCSALRHPAVEDSGDGVATVAFEGGQAARVRRTRPLLWYLREEKLEVQVWVAFGKEKRPRPRDSDRLVGSAFVDLSTMSGVTSQRASVSGVFPLFRRSAPDLSGAAVRVHVAMAPSSPTPNEEQGWHMPREEEEEEDEEEDDDPAPAAPTLSPSHKQAEDKSATSTEPRPQQKSAELGEEDTFSATVTVDRAMHLSLRGCPLAQRTALEPCYSVSYVTADAAGLVTTSAVENSDCPIWQHHQECRLSKRLLTDPQQSLVFKIWHKGEMERVIGFASVDLSPLLSGFQAVCGWYNITDFSGQCQGQLKVSVLPLHGIMELRGQRWAEPRDAGKESSVQPLCYQTSALYASFPSHISRYAEQQISASPARWLLSDSSRSSVDSVSLQDGGGERRTRPGTAGDAQTSSSALFSALRKNLNELDHIQRYFNQKLTTPRSGPGRDGRPQDQRPQDERLDYDTDAERLLLKSTQLVGVVNDLISGLNGCSVESCVSSDSAPGQLTPVDRSPSVEEEGTARVRLESDMDTGPPSPEDHDVPPSEVHTPPVSNLSLAEAEMVHDYSSTSSVENEGGDEDNLHVEVEEQEEDDEEFEETLIEPRPLNEVTSLTDRTSPWTSLLSEPELGSLETLEPEEEKTTVASPERADFLDLHLHEEEPALTGSCAEPDDEEPVIPGRNISSAVSRDSCVGDEDRNSLVPPGDGQRAAEENPESCHVVSGSERMDQEASDESFPVQLRPCRNPKLLPPPSAHGGVNEGVTDRARLRPFQQRRSQPETETSDSSAVLQQRGDQKKSQDLLVSLHARAVAGPSPLL from the exons ATGACGCCCCTGACTCGTGTCATACGAACTTTCAG GAGTCCAGAGAAGCAGCAGCCTGACGTGTTGGAGGAATTAAACCACGAAAGGACATCTGAGATATACCGCATCCGATTGGCCAGAGTCATCATCCACAGTCTTTCCCTCCCGCCAGACAGCCCCGCCCTCCCTAATAAGACGTCTGGGAGAGGAAGAGCCCCTCGTCCACTATCTAGCTGTAAAAG CTCTTACTTTGTTGAGTATCTTCTGCCCGTGGCTTCCTCCAGACCTAAGTCTGGTCTGGCTGGATCTGCAGACGTCACACGAGTTGCTTCCAGTAGACTCACCGCTGGAG tcGTCAGGTTCCTGCACCGCTCAGTGTTCCCGGTCCAGTTTAGCCCCACGGCGCTTGACCAGTGGTGGAGATCGGAGCTCACGTTCAAAATCTACAGCAGGAAGAGCTTTCAGAAGAAG CCATCTCTGGTCGGCATGGCTACTCTCCCCCTGCGCTCCGTGCTCCAGAGTGAGCAGCTCGGCCTGTCCGTTTCTCTGCCTGTACGAGACCTGGATGGGACGGCCGCCGGTCAGGACCTTGGCTCCCTCAAG GTGTCGGTCCAGCTGGCACCAGACAGTCAAGGTTTCTCCACAAAGAAGAACCCGCCCACAGGAAGTTGTACAATTCGACTTCCTGAAGACGGCAGTCCCACCAGAGCCCAGGAATTCTGCCAACACCGTGATGGCAGAGATGCGGACAGGACGGTGGGAGGGACTCCTGGGGTAACACTGAGCTCCCAGTATGCCTCGCCTGGTACGAGTCTCCGGAACGTTCCAGTGCCAgtggaggagggggcggggcctgaggTTCCTCTGCACGTGCTGCTGATGGTATCCGATGGCAAAGATTTATCGGGTGGAACCGCGCCACCGCCCAGCGTCTACCTCAGCTGTAAACTTTTCGGCTCAGAAGAGACGACCAGATCGCTGGTGACCTGGGGTCAGGCCACCTTGAACTTCAACTTCATTCAG GTGGCTCCTTTGACCCTGACGCCCCGTCTGCTGGAGCGAATGCGGAACAACgtgatggtggtggaggtgtggcGCATGCCGGGTGCTTCTGTGGACGATCAGCTGCTGGGACTCGTTAAACTGCCCCTTCACCAGTTCTACATGTCGTTCCG GGAGGCCAGAATCTCCCAGCAGCTTCTGCGGGCCCGGTACCCGGTGGTGGCAGTGGACGGCTACATGCCCGTCATTGACGTGTTCTCCGGCAGCAGCCGGGGCAGCCTGCGGGTCCTTCTCGCCATGGGTCTGTCGCAGCAGGTGGCAGCGCTGCAGAGGACCaggggggaggagctggacgCGGTGACGCACATGCCCAGACCTCTGCACCAGCTGGACTCCAGGCCACAGAGTCGTGCGAAG gtgggcGTGTCCCCTGCGGAGACCCTGACCGAACACGTGTTCATCGTCCGGGTGGAGAGGTTGAGGGGTCTGGTGCCGCTGCAGGCCACCGTGTGGGGCGAAGCCGACTGCTACGTCCAGTACGGGTTCCCCGGCCAGGACCGTGACCCTGCGGGCGGCGATCCTGGCGTCATCGAGAGCA CCGTGTCTCTGCTGAAGTCCCGCACCGCCACCACCCTCTGCGTCCCCGACCCGGTGTTTGGACACTCGGAAAGCCACGTTCTGCTCGCCCCCGCGGACGTCCCTGTCCAGCGGCTGCTGCTCAGCGCTCTGTCCACTCAGGGCTCCGGCGGCGGAGGGGTCCGCTTCGAGGTGTGGTGCAG GTTTTACTACCCAAACGTTCGGGACCAGCTGGTGGCCAAAGGCGTCCTGCCGTTGTCCAAGCTCTGCGCCATGGTGACCATGCAGGGCCAGCAGCGACCCGGCACCCAGGAGTTCTCCCTGCCCCTGGTCCCTCACAGTGACGGTGTCACGGGCCACCAGGCTCCGCCTTCCG GGATGCTGGACGTGGCAGTTGAGTATCAGCAGCGCCCGCAATGGGCCGAGGTGGTGAGGGGCGGGGCCTTGGCGGCGCGCTCCGTCACCCTGGCGGTGGAGGTGCGGCGAGCGGCTGGGCTGCAGGCGGCAGCGCG TGCTCTGGCCAGAACTGACCCAGCGCTGCGTTACTATGCCGACGTGGGTGTGAACTCGTACGTCAGCATCCAGCCGTCCTTCCTGCCGGAGGTCGAAGGTCGCGCGACCCGCGCCGTGGGCCGCACCTTCTGCCCAGAGTTCGGCCACCACGCCGAGTTCTGCTGCGGCCTCCTGCTGCGGCGGGACGCCGGGGAGACGCTGAGTCTGGCCGAGCTGCTGCACGACGCCCACGTCGTCCTCACCGTCTGGAACCGAGACGGCCGGGACTCTCGCAGCGGTGAGAACTGCAGCCAGACAGGACGCTTTACTTCAAAATCCAGGTCCAGAGACACTGTCCTAGGAACAGCGAGGCTGCAGCTTGCGGAGCTCATCCGTAAAAGGACAG GTATCAGCGGGTGGTTTGGTCTCTCTCTGCCCGATGACGTGCGTCCGTTAGCGGGCGTCCACTCCTGCGGCGGGGGTCTGGAGGTGTCCGTCGCCTTCGCTCATCCCTCGGACCGCGAGCGCGTGATGAAGGCAGCCCGGGCGCTGGGCTGGGACGCaggagacgaggaggaggatgatggcgAGGACGGAGGGACGGGCTGGACGCTGTCCGTCTCTGTGCCCCGGGTCTGGCTGCCCGTCCGCTGCCTGCTGCTCCCGGGCCAcgacgcgccgcgccgctccacCTGCTGTTACTACAGGTACAAGCTGTACGACCGGCGGGCCGTCTGCTCCGCCCTGCGCCACCCCGCGGTGGAGGACAGCGGGGACGGCGTGGCGACGGTGGCGTTCGAAGGCGGCCAGGCGGCGAGGGTGAGGAGGACCCGCCCGCTGCTGTGGTACCTGAGGGAGGAGAAGCTGGAGGTGCAGGTGTGGGTGGCGTTCGGGAAGGAGAAGCGGCCGAGACCTCGCGACTCGGACCGCCTGGTGGGCTCCGCCTTTGTGGACCTGTCCACCATGTCCGGAGTGACCAGTCAGAGGGCCAGCGTCAGCG GCGTCTTTCCTCTTTTCCGACGCTCTGCTCCGGACCTCAGTGGCGCCGCTGTCCGGGTTCATGTTGCCATGGCGCCCAGCTCCCCAACACCAAACGAGGAGCAAGGGTGGCACATGcccagagaggaggaggaagaggaagacgaggaagaAGACGATGACCCCGCCCCAGCTGCACCCACCCTGAGTCCATCACACAAGCAGGCCGAGGACAAATCAGCAACGAGCACGGAGCCACGCCCTCAGCAGAAGAGCGCCGAACTCGGCGAGGAGGACACCTTCTCGGCCACAGTCACCGTGGACAGGGCCATGCACCTCAGCCTCAGGG gatgCCCGCTGGCACAGCGCACCGCTCTGGAACCCTGTTACTCCGTGTCCTACGTCACAGCGGACGCCGCCGGACTGGTCACTACATCCGCGGTGGAGAACAGCGACTGTCCCATCTGGCAGCACCACCAGGAGTGTCG GCTCTCCAAACGTCTCCTCACCGATCCTCAGCAGTCCCTGGTTTTCAAAATTTGGCATAAAGGAG AGATGGAGCGTGTGATTGGCTTCGCCTCTGTGGACCTGTCCCCGCTGCTGTCTGGGTTCCAGGCAGTCTGCGGCTGGTACAACATCACCGACTTCAGCGGCCAGTGCCAGGGGCAGCTGAAAGTGTCCGTCTTGCCCCTGCATGGCATCATGGAATTGCGAGGTCAGAGATGGGCGGAGCCTCGGGATGCTGGGAAAGAGTCTTCCGTTCAG CCTCTGTGCTACCAGACCTCCGCTCTGTACGCCTCCTTCCCCAGCCACATCAGCCGCTACGCAGAGCAGCAGATCAGCGCCTCGCCCGCCCGCTGGCTGCTGTCCGACAG CAGCAGGTCCAGCGTGGACAGCGTGAGTCTGCAGGACGGTGGTGGTGAGAGGCGGACGCGACCCGGTACGGCAGGCGACGCCCAGACCTCAAGCTCCGCCCTGTTTTCAGCACTCAG GAAGAACCTGAATGAGCTGGACCATATCCAGCGCTACTTTAATCAGAAGCTGACCACACCCCGGTCGGGGCCGGGTCGGGACGGGCGTCCACAGGACCAGCGTCCACAGGACGAGCGGCTGGACTATGACACGGATGCTGAGCGACTCCTGCTGAAGTCCACTCagctggtgggcgtggtcaatgACCTAATAAGTG GTTTGAACGGATGTAGTGTGGAGTCGTGCGTATCTTCTGACTCCGCCCCTGGCCAGCTGACCCCAGTGGATCGTTCTCCatctgtggaggaggagggaacAGCAAGGGTCCGTCTGGAATCAGACATGGACACAGGTCCTCCATCACCAGAAGACCATGATGTTCCTCCATCGGAAGTTCACACTCCTCCTGTCTCCAACCTTTCTCTGGCTGAAGCAGAGATGGTGCATGACTACAGCAGCACTTCATCTGTTGAAAATGAGGGTGGAGATGAAGACAATCTCCATGTAGAAGTGGAGGAGCAGGaagaggatgacgaggagtTTGAGGAGACCTTGATAGAGCCCCGTCCACTGAATGAGGTCACGTCTCTGACGGACAGAACCAGCCCATGGACAAGTCTGCTGTCTGAGCCGGAGCTGGGTTCTCTGGAGACCCTGGAACCAGAAGAGGAGAAGACAACAGTAGCATCACCAGAGAGAGCAGACTTTCTGGACCTCCACCTTCATGAGGAGGAACCTGCGCTCACAGGCAGCTGCGCAGAGCCAGACGATGAAGAACCGGTCATTCCAGGCAGGAACATCTCATCAGCGGTCAGTAGAGACAGTTGTGTAGGTGATGAAGACCGGAACTcattggtgccacctggtgacGGGCAGAGAGCAGCGGAGGAGAATCCTGAATCGTGTCATGTGGTCAGCGGCTCTGAAAG GATGGATCAGGAGGCATCTGATGAATCTTTCCCTGTCCAGCTCCGTCCCTGCAGAAATCCCAAACTTCTTCCTCCCCCCTCAGCACATGGAGGCGTCAATGAGGGCGTTACGGATCGCGCCCGTCTTCGCCCATTCCAGC AGCGGCGTTCCCAACCGGAGACCGAGACCTCAGATTCCAGCGCTGTCCTCCAACAGAGAGGAGACCAGAAGAAGAGCCAAGATCTTCTCGTCTCACTTCACGCAAGAGCAGTAGCCGGTCCCTCGCCCCTCCTGTAA
- the LOC114801621 gene encoding odorant receptor 131-2-like has product MQNSTAYGNLRINSYSMSTGRQRFEILQIVVVILLYINCLMMFTFLKKEAFRSDTRYVLFAQTLFIDSSLILLSDLALTGVYFQLEIHFAICCIFALIMKMFIILTPLTLVAMCLERYVAICMPLRHADISTPRTRTICILLVWIVSAVLPLFMVISSAFVLTPRFLFTYVVCSAEVMFLQSWQSTVQNILLQLYFVTMFGVILFTYIMIMKAAKKASADKKKSTHKGLRTVILHGLQLLLTMVQFICPYYEAAALEVSLVLFVNIRYADFIVFVLAPRCLSPLVYGIRDEKFFTVLRNYALFGLYVSVSRCVGVTKQRSQAKTKPLEM; this is encoded by the coding sequence ATGCAGAACTCTACAGCATACGGGAACTTGCGCATTAACTCATATAGTATGAGTACAGGGAGGCAGAGGTTTGAAATTTTGCAAATTGTTGTTGTGATTTTGCTCTACATCAACTGTCTGATGATGTTCACCTTCTTAAAGAAAGAGGCCTTCAGAAGTGACACGCGCTACGTTCTGTTTGCCCAGACGCTCTTTATTGATTCCAGTCTAATTTTGCTGTCAGATTTGGCTCTCACAGGAGTTTACTTCCAGCTGGAGATTCACTTTGCAATATGCTGCATCTTTGCTCTCATAATGAAGATGTTCATTATTCTCACCCCTCTCACCCTGGTCGCCATGTGTCTGGAGCGCTACGTGGCCATCTGTATGCCTCTGAGGCACGCCGACATCTCCACTCCCAGGACCCGGACAATCTGTATCCTACTTGTCTGGATTGTTAGTGCAGTCTTACCTCTGTTTATGGTCATTTCATCAGCATTCGTTCTCACCCCCAGGTTCTTATTCACCTACGTAGTGTGCAGCGCCGAGGTGATGTTCCTGCAGAGCTGGCAAAGCACTgtgcaaaatattttacttcAGCTGTACTTTGTTACCATGTTTGGTGTCATCCTCTTCACCTACATTATGATAATGAAAGCTGCAAAGAAGGCCTCGGCGGACAAAAAGAAATCTACTCATAAAGGCCTCCGAACGGTGATTCTTCACGGCCTCCAGCTTCTGCTGACGATGGTTCAGTTCATCTGCCCATATTATGAGGCGGCTGCGTTGGAAGTCAGTTTAGTTTTGTTTGTTAACATTCGATATGCAGATTTTATTGTCTTTGTTCTTGCACCGCGCTGTCTTAGTCCGCTTGTATATGGGATAAGAGATGAGAAGTTTTTCACAGTTTTAAGAAACTACGCTTTGTTTGGCCtctatgtgtctgtgtctcGCTGTGTAGGGGTGACTAAACAGAGGAGCCAGGCAAAAACCAAACCGCTGGAAATGTAA
- the or95a1 gene encoding odorant receptor 129-1 translates to MQNLSDVATNGTWSRSVSIIVKVCVVIPFFSVFLCCIFLMLHTFASHRHFLESSRHVLFAYMLVNDALQLLTSVLLFLFAIGGVNFAIVYCAPLLFVSTATFLNSPLILATMCLERYVAIFWPLRRPAPWRADRVWAIALSLWAVSCVLPAVDFVLFRPRPGWDPLATPVACKTSVLNASPVQTLFKVALNGFFFAAVAALILFTYVRILLETRAMRQDRASVAKALHTVVLHGLQLLLSLTAFTLPVTEQLVAPPRGFRPEDVTFLNYFCFVLIPRFLSPLIYGLRDERLRADMRRVLQRCASRVAPGDKDQRKRPPLAPPAVCTSH, encoded by the coding sequence ATGCAAAATCTGAGCGACGTTGCGACCAACGGGACGTGGAGCAGGAGCGTGTCGATAATcgtgaaggtgtgtgtggtgatCCCGTTCTTCAGCGTCTTCCTGTGCTGCATCTTCCTGATGCTGCACACCTTCGCCTCGCACCGCCACTTCCTGGAGAGCTCGCGCCACGTCCTGTTCGCCTACATGCTGGTGAACGACGCGCTGCAGCTGCTCACCTCGGTGCTGCTCTTCCTGTTCGCCATCGGCGGGGTGAACTTCGCCATCGTCTACTGCGCCCCGCTGCTGTTCGTGTCCACCGCCACCTTCCTCAACTCGCCGCTCATCCTGGCCACCATGTGCCTGGAGCGCTACGTGGCCATCTTCTGGCCGCTGCGGCGGCCGGCCCCGTGGCGGGCCGACCGGGTCTGGGCCATCGCGCTGTCTCTGTGGGCGGTCAGCTGCGTCCTGCCCGCCGTGGACTTCGTCCTGTTCCGGCCCAGGCCGGGGTGGGACCCGCTGGCCACGCCCGTGGCCTGCAAGACGTCGGTGCTGAACGCCAGTCCCGTCCAGACCCTGTTCAAGGTGGCGCTGAACGGCTTCTTCTTCGCCGCGGTGGCGGCGCTCATCCTGTTCACGTACGTGCGCATCCTGCTGGAGACGCGCGCCATGCGGCAGGACCGCGCCTCGGTGGCCAAGGCCCTGCACACGGTGGTGCTGCACggcctgcagctgctcctgTCCCTCACGGCCTTCACCCTCCCCGTCACCGAGCAGCTGGTGGCGCCGCCGCGCGGCTTCCGGCCCGAGGACGTCACCTTCCTCAACTACTTCTGCTTCGTGCTGATCCCGCGCTTCCTCAGCCCGCTCATCTACGGCCTGCGGGACGAGCGGCTGCGGGCCGACATGCGGCGCGTGCTGCAGCGCTGCGCCAGCAGGGTGGCGCCCGGCGACAAGGACCAGCGGAAAAGACCGCCTCTAGCGCCCCCTGCTGTCTGTACTTCacattga
- the LOC114801625 gene encoding odorant receptor 131-2-like: MQNSTAYGNLRINSYIMSTGRQRFEILQIVVVILLYINCLMMFTFLKKEAFRSDTRYVLFAQTLFIDSSLILLSDLALTGVSFQLEIHFAICCIFALIMKMFIILTPLTLVAMCLERYVAICMPLRHADISTPRTRTICILLVWIVSAVLPLFMVISSAFVLTPRFLFTYVVCSAEVMFLQSWQNTVQNILFQLYFVTMFGVILFTYIMIMKAAKKASADKKKSTHKGLRTVILHGLQLLLTMVPFICPYYEAAALEG, from the exons ATGCAGAACTCTACAGCATATGGGAACTTGCGCATTAACTCATATATTATGAGTACAGGGAGGCAGAGGTTTGAAATTTTGCAAATTGTTGTTGTGATTTTGCTCTACATCAACTGTCTGATGATGTTCACCTTCTTAAAGAAAGAGGCCTTCAGAAGTGACACGCGCTACGTTCTGTTTGCCCAGACGCTCTTTATTGATTCCAGTCTAATTTTGCTGTCAGATTTGGCTCTCACAGGAGTTTCCTTCCAGCTGGAGATTCACTTTGCAATATGCTGCATCTTTGCTCTCATAATGAAGATGTTCATTATTCTCACCCCTCTCACCCTGGTCGCCATGTGTCTGGAGCGCTACGTGGCCATCTGTATGCCTCTGAGGCACGCCGATATCTCCACTCCCAGGACCCGGACAATCTGTATCCTACTTGTCTGGATTGTTAGTGCAGTCTTACCTCTGTTTATGGTCATTTCATCAGCATTCGTTCTCACCCCCAGGTTCTTATTCACCTACGTAGTGTGCAGCGCCGAGGTGATGTTCCTGCAGAGCTGGCAGAACACTGTGCAAAATATCTTATTTCAGCTGTACTTTGTTACCATGTTTGGTGTCATCCTCTTCACCTACATTATGATAATGAAAGCTGCAAAGAAGGCCTCGGCGGACAAAAAGAAATCTACTCATAAAGGCCTCCGAACGGTGATTCTTCACGGCCTCCAGCTTCTGCTGACGATGGTTCCGTTCATCTGCCCATATTATGAGGCGGCTGCGTTGGAA GGGTGA
- the LOC114801623 gene encoding odorant receptor 131-2-like, which translates to MQNSTAYGNLRINSYSMSTGRQRFEILQIVVVILLYINCLMMFTFLKKEAFRSDTRYVLFAQTLFIDSSLILLSDLALTGVYFQLEIHFAICCIFALIMKMFIILTPLTLVAMCLERYVAICMPLRHADISTPRTRTICILLVWIISAVLPLFMVISSAFVLTPRFLFTYVVCSAEVMFLQSWQSTVQNILLQLYFVTMFGVILFTYIMIMKAAKKASADKKKSTHKGLRTVILHGLQLLLTMVQFICPYYEAAALEVSLVLFVNIRYADFIVFVLAPRCLSPLVYGIRDEKFFTVLRNYALFGLYVSVSRCVGVTKQRSQAKTKPLEM; encoded by the coding sequence ATGCAGAACTCTACAGCATACGGGAACTTGCGCATTAACTCATATAGTATGAGTACAGGGAGGCAGAGGTTTGAAATTTTGCAAATTGTTGTTGTGATTTTGCTCTATATCAACTGTCTGATGATGTTCACCTTCTTAAAGAAAGAGGCCTTCAGAAGTGACACGCGCTACGTTCTGTTTGCCCAGACGCTCTTTATTGATTCCAGTCTAATTTTGCTGTCAGATTTGGCTCTCACAGGAGTTTACTTCCAGCTGGAGATTCACTTTGCAATATGCTGCATCTTTGCTCTCATAATGAAGATGTTCATTATTCTCACCCCTCTCACCCTGGTCGCCATGTGTCTGGAGCGCTACGTGGCCATCTGTATGCCTCTGAGGCACGCCGACATCTCCACTCCCAGGACCCGGACAATCTGTATCCTACTTGTCTGGATTATTAGCGCAGTCTTACCTCTGTTTATGGTCATTTCATCAGCATTCGTTCTCACCCCCAGGTTCTTATTCACCTACGTAGTGTGCAGCGCCGAGGTGATGTTCCTGCAGAGCTGGCAAAGCACTgtgcaaaatattttacttcAGCTGTACTTTGTTACCATGTTTGGTGTCATCCTCTTCACCTACATTATGATAATGAAAGCTGCAAAGAAGGCCTCGGCGGACAAAAAGAAATCTACTCATAAAGGCCTCCGAACGGTGATTCTTCACGGCCTCCAGCTTCTGCTGACGATGGTTCAGTTCATCTGCCCATATTATGAGGCGGCTGCGTTGGAAGTCAGTTTAGTTTTGTTTGTTAACATTCGATATGCAGATTTTATTGTCTTTGTTCTTGCACCGCGCTGTCTTAGTCCGCTTGTATATGGGATAAGAGATGAGAAGTTTTTCACAGTTTTAAGAAACTACGCTTTGTTTGGCCtctatgtgtctgtgtctcGCTGTGTAGGGGTGACTAAACAGAGGAGCCAGGCAAAAACCAAACCGCTGGAAATGTAA